In Cedecea neteri, a single genomic region encodes these proteins:
- a CDS encoding N-acetyltransferase family protein, whose amino-acid sequence MDFQGDGLTVRHASLEEILALYHRLPEFGDCRTVADLQTRLAANQTSQLIACVNGVPAGFKLGYALGETEFYSWLGGVLPEFRRDGVAQALLVEQEKWAKEQGYRKLTVKTRNKFRGMLMMLLKNGYQLIEIEPKGDPDDYRLLLQKSLAA is encoded by the coding sequence ATGGATTTTCAGGGCGATGGCCTGACGGTGCGCCATGCTTCGCTGGAGGAGATCCTCGCGCTTTATCACCGCCTGCCCGAATTTGGAGATTGTAGAACTGTGGCAGATCTTCAGACTCGTCTCGCAGCGAACCAAACCAGCCAACTTATCGCCTGTGTCAACGGCGTTCCCGCCGGGTTTAAACTCGGCTACGCGCTCGGTGAGACGGAGTTTTACAGCTGGCTCGGGGGCGTTTTGCCTGAGTTCAGGCGGGACGGCGTCGCTCAGGCTTTACTGGTCGAGCAGGAAAAATGGGCGAAGGAACAGGGCTACCGCAAGCTAACCGTGAAAACCCGCAATAAATTTCGCGGCATGCTAATGATGTTGCTTAAAAACGGCTATCAGCTTATTGAGATTGAGCCGAAGGGCGACCCGGACGATTACCGCCTGTTGCTACAAAAGTCTCTGGCAGCCTGA
- a CDS encoding VF530 family DNA-binding protein, which yields MSSKDPLHGVTLEALLNALVERYGWAEMARQVNINCFKSDPTIKSSLKFLRRTPWARKEVEEMYIASLDEPENKNDLPADSPWANWQAKNKE from the coding sequence ATGAGTTCAAAAGATCCGCTGCACGGCGTGACGCTTGAAGCGTTGCTTAACGCCCTGGTTGAACGCTACGGCTGGGCCGAAATGGCGCGGCAGGTAAATATCAACTGCTTTAAAAGCGATCCCACTATAAAGTCCAGCCTGAAGTTTCTGCGCCGCACGCCCTGGGCGCGCAAAGAAGTGGAAGAGATGTACATCGCCTCTCTGGATGAGCCTGAGAACAAAAACGACTTACCTGCGGACAGCCCGTGGGCTAACTGGCAGGCCAAAAATAAGGAATAA